Proteins from a single region of Lysinibacillus sp. JNUCC-52:
- a CDS encoding DEAD/DEAH box helicase produces the protein MQNIALLEKQRCNLILTNKAKEAVEECSANEHAFFALQKTITVYIEKRKAKTIGETFLSIYFNAEHNEKLDSVLAGKTAIMDCVLKVEGLLATNIRFVHMRGPISTNRRLPAALQFVTKPNNGAGIPLDLHSKIRELPIAEERTEYVKKRIASWEGYLKIQERDATIDDIHTEFKQSYFNEDFSRLTLVCPYVKAKEWKQLEGLSVSIQGVRGEIGQVLKSNAGKQTVEIDLKPFAQDQARKDQLNLRSKQASFSNFATLSQIRRLRNGFTKLEKGEAVNASLETILFEKRPTVRTAKLRDDIAFHNNLNEYQRKAVIGALSVEDLYVIQGPPGTGKTTVISEICQQNVKAGLKTLVASQSNLAVDNALGRLLSNQEIRILRYGRTESIEEEGKKFIEENVALHWREQTLAAVEEEIIAFAEREQELQVSIVKAVDEKQKLETWLEELTKEIAAKEQAVIDEPILQKEIQSLKKDLKTAKAEKESSEEQKEHFEKQLAQLESAIQSHEQILSEYDSLEQLQQTIQDSTHNIEQWQAAIQYKELLAEKQELTSQYQDIQLKYEQENKRLLLMKEGQQYIGTLTSFERIQRFLQHYHIRPTHILAQQIGRLEHLEDAKDLEAWATINSRLQKAIAKLEALLSSEEKERALAKSRQQPVQSFSLQNLTGVFAQLNESFQEGQTPTNEQLESYLLGLYMRRDFVWQKGMALRQQQDHKDREFESLRKNISSLIHQECAITSFDVQSLQRQLQPFITHTERLQQLADTFKADVMPEESVEQLKMLVSTTQSALQIARQQLQSVEQANTQLAPKKAAQQTAQASLHEVEEQLVQLEEKIKSINVEGLKKEKQLTALTALLQSTPERTYEEVKDAIQVTNESLEELHRKEQQLPLRKKLQEQWRDKLQNATEYDLDEIRKLYVRHANVIGTTCVASASKEFMENYPTFDVVIIDEVSKATPPELLLPMLKGKKVILVGDHHQLPPLLGDDTLEETLKGMLEENPNFDGAQELKSLLRESLFERLFNNLPSTHKQMLALQYRMHEKIMHSITPFYAKEENGLQCGLPDSDAARDHGLEGQFVNRDDHLLWIDMPTEKPFLEEQVKGGTSRYNEGELQTIRRILTDLNASVMEAKKAGRIPQNVQKSVGVISFYGEQVKKINRLLQQELQLPHLQFRTGTVDKFQGMEMDVILVSMVRNTPKGGDIGFAKDYRRLNVALSRARELLMLVGSAEMFAKRAKHQDTRDMYSNLLTTVKSYNGLRNHEGQVM, from the coding sequence ATGCAGAACATCGCTTTACTAGAGAAACAACGCTGTAATTTAATTTTGACGAATAAGGCGAAGGAGGCGGTAGAGGAATGCTCAGCAAATGAGCATGCCTTTTTTGCGTTACAAAAAACAATTACCGTTTATATTGAAAAAAGAAAAGCGAAAACCATTGGTGAAACGTTTTTATCCATTTATTTTAATGCGGAGCACAACGAGAAGTTAGATAGTGTACTTGCAGGAAAAACAGCGATTATGGATTGTGTACTAAAAGTGGAAGGATTATTAGCAACTAATATTCGTTTTGTACATATGCGTGGTCCAATAAGTACGAATCGTCGCTTACCAGCTGCATTGCAATTTGTCACAAAACCTAATAATGGCGCAGGTATCCCACTTGATCTTCATTCAAAAATAAGAGAGCTACCGATTGCTGAAGAACGCACCGAATATGTGAAAAAACGTATTGCAAGTTGGGAAGGCTATTTAAAAATCCAAGAACGGGATGCAACAATTGATGATATTCATACGGAATTTAAACAAAGCTACTTTAATGAAGACTTTTCACGTTTAACACTAGTATGTCCTTATGTAAAAGCAAAGGAATGGAAGCAACTCGAAGGTTTAAGTGTTAGCATCCAAGGTGTACGTGGTGAAATCGGACAAGTATTAAAATCGAATGCTGGTAAGCAAACGGTTGAAATTGATTTAAAGCCTTTTGCACAGGATCAGGCTCGTAAAGATCAGTTAAACTTGCGCTCAAAGCAAGCGAGCTTTAGTAATTTTGCAACACTAAGCCAAATACGACGCTTGCGCAATGGCTTTACGAAGCTAGAAAAGGGCGAAGCAGTGAATGCTAGCTTAGAGACGATATTATTTGAGAAACGCCCAACCGTCCGCACGGCCAAGCTGCGCGATGATATTGCGTTTCATAATAATTTAAATGAATATCAACGGAAAGCGGTAATCGGTGCCCTATCTGTTGAAGATTTGTATGTGATTCAAGGACCTCCAGGGACAGGAAAAACAACGGTAATTTCAGAAATTTGTCAGCAAAATGTTAAGGCAGGCTTGAAAACACTCGTTGCATCACAGTCAAACTTAGCTGTTGATAATGCATTGGGCAGGCTTCTCTCCAATCAAGAAATACGAATTTTGCGCTATGGCCGTACAGAAAGTATTGAAGAAGAGGGTAAAAAATTCATTGAGGAAAATGTTGCCCTACATTGGCGTGAGCAAACATTAGCTGCTGTTGAAGAAGAAATTATTGCATTTGCTGAGCGTGAGCAAGAGCTACAAGTAAGTATTGTAAAAGCAGTGGATGAGAAACAAAAGCTGGAAACATGGCTTGAGGAGTTAACAAAGGAAATAGCTGCTAAGGAGCAGGCCGTAATTGATGAACCCATTTTACAAAAAGAGATTCAATCGCTAAAAAAGGATTTGAAAACGGCAAAAGCAGAAAAAGAATCTAGTGAAGAGCAAAAAGAGCATTTTGAAAAACAGCTAGCACAATTAGAGTCCGCTATACAATCGCATGAACAAATTTTATCTGAATATGATTCGCTTGAACAGCTTCAACAAACGATTCAAGACAGCACCCATAATATAGAACAGTGGCAAGCGGCTATTCAATATAAAGAATTACTTGCAGAAAAGCAAGAGCTGACATCACAGTATCAAGATATTCAATTAAAATATGAACAAGAAAATAAGCGCTTGCTTTTAATGAAGGAAGGCCAACAATATATTGGTACGTTAACGTCTTTTGAACGTATTCAACGCTTTTTACAGCATTATCACATCCGTCCGACGCACATACTAGCTCAACAAATTGGACGATTAGAGCATTTAGAAGATGCGAAAGATTTAGAAGCATGGGCAACAATTAATTCCCGATTACAAAAAGCAATTGCAAAGCTTGAAGCACTGTTATCGTCAGAGGAGAAAGAGCGAGCGTTAGCTAAAAGTCGTCAACAGCCAGTACAGTCGTTCTCGCTACAAAATTTAACAGGTGTATTTGCGCAGCTAAATGAGTCGTTTCAAGAAGGGCAAACACCAACGAATGAACAATTGGAGAGCTATTTACTAGGGCTCTATATGCGGCGTGATTTTGTTTGGCAAAAAGGTATGGCGCTTCGACAACAACAGGACCATAAAGATCGTGAATTTGAGTCACTACGTAAAAACATTAGTAGTTTAATACATCAAGAATGTGCTATTACAAGCTTCGATGTTCAAAGTTTACAGCGGCAATTACAGCCATTTATTACACATACCGAACGTCTACAGCAACTCGCTGATACATTCAAAGCTGATGTGATGCCAGAGGAATCAGTGGAGCAGCTAAAAATGCTAGTATCTACTACACAATCCGCTCTACAAATAGCACGCCAACAGTTGCAGTCCGTTGAGCAAGCTAATACACAGCTTGCACCTAAGAAAGCGGCACAACAAACAGCACAGGCTAGCTTACATGAGGTGGAAGAACAGCTAGTGCAATTAGAAGAAAAAATTAAGTCTATAAATGTAGAAGGACTAAAAAAGGAAAAACAACTTACTGCGTTAACAGCATTGTTACAATCTACGCCAGAGCGCACATATGAGGAAGTAAAGGATGCTATTCAAGTGACAAATGAAAGCTTAGAAGAGCTACATCGTAAAGAACAGCAGCTACCTCTACGAAAAAAATTACAAGAGCAATGGCGTGATAAGCTACAAAACGCAACCGAATATGATTTAGACGAAATTCGCAAATTATATGTGCGTCATGCCAATGTGATCGGAACAACATGTGTTGCTTCTGCAAGTAAGGAATTTATGGAAAACTATCCGACCTTTGATGTAGTTATTATCGATGAAGTATCTAAGGCGACACCTCCAGAGCTTTTATTACCAATGCTAAAGGGCAAGAAAGTTATTTTAGTTGGTGACCATCATCAGCTACCTCCACTTCTTGGTGATGATACGCTGGAGGAAACATTGAAGGGGATGTTAGAAGAAAATCCAAACTTTGATGGCGCGCAAGAGTTAAAAAGCTTGCTGCGTGAATCGTTATTCGAGCGCTTATTTAATAACCTACCGTCAACACATAAGCAAATGCTTGCATTGCAGTACCGTATGCATGAAAAAATCATGCACAGTATTACACCGTTTTACGCTAAGGAAGAGAACGGTTTGCAATGCGGTTTACCTGACTCTGATGCAGCACGTGACCACGGCTTAGAGGGACAATTCGTTAATCGAGATGACCATTTATTATGGATTGATATGCCAACTGAAAAACCATTTTTAGAGGAACAGGTGAAAGGTGGTACAAGTCGTTATAATGAGGGAGAATTACAAACTATTCGCCGAATTTTAACAGATTTAAACGCCTCTGTTATGGAAGCGAAAAAGGCAGGGCGCATACCACAGAATGTACAAAAAAGTGTAGGCGTTATTAGCTTCTATGGTGAGCAAGTGAAGAAAATTAATCGTCTACTTCAACAGGAATTACAGCTACCCCATCTGCAGTTTAGAACAGGAACAGTCGATAAGTTCCAGGGGATGGAGATGGATGTCATATTAGTTAGTATGGTACGTAATACACCAAAGGGAGGGGACATAGGCTTTGCGAAAGATTATCGCAGGTTAAATGTTGCGTTATCTCGTGCGCGTGAATTGTTAATGCTTGTTGGCAGTGCAGAGATGTTTGCAAAACGAGCTAAACACCAGGATACACGTGACATGTACAGCAACCTTTTAACGACAGTGAAATCCTACAACGGTTTACGTAACCATGAAGGACAGGTGATGTAG
- a CDS encoding NADPH-dependent FMN reductase, translating into MKILLVDGTMFGRKTGAILEQVERYIKDFDASFDLEIMHFSEYKHQIVDGSPLNDDMKKMIQKFEEADAYIIATPIFQASIPGVLKNAFDFLHPKTMRYKPVSIVANGGTYQHHLVVENQLKPILDYFRALVTPNYVYTHTSHFDANNVIVDEDVHNRLREMARVFVQYCEMSKTLPKETIDQH; encoded by the coding sequence ATGAAAATTTTACTCGTTGATGGCACAATGTTTGGGCGTAAAACTGGTGCTATTTTAGAGCAAGTAGAGCGTTATATTAAAGATTTCGATGCTAGTTTCGATTTAGAAATTATGCATTTTAGTGAATATAAGCATCAAATTGTCGATGGCTCACCATTGAATGACGATATGAAAAAAATGATCCAGAAATTTGAAGAAGCTGATGCGTATATTATTGCAACGCCGATTTTCCAAGCTTCGATTCCAGGCGTATTGAAAAATGCTTTTGATTTCTTACATCCGAAAACAATGCGCTATAAGCCAGTTTCTATCGTAGCGAATGGTGGCACATATCAGCACCATTTAGTAGTTGAAAATCAATTAAAGCCTATTTTAGACTACTTCCGTGCACTTGTAACACCAAACTATGTATATACGCATACATCACATTTTGATGCAAATAATGTAATTGTAGACGAGGATGTTCATAATCGTTTACGTGAAATGGCACGTGTTTTCGTTCAGTACTGTGAAATGAGCAAAACATTACCGAAAGAAACAATCGACCAACATTAA
- a CDS encoding oxidoreductase → MKLGMRSAIVVGATGLTGSSLIEQLCENDEYVSVIVIARRELQYKHPKLEVKIRNFDTLEEKDIEFAHELYCCLGTTIKKAGAREAFEKVDFEYPLAIASLAKKQGIPHMLVITAMGANEQSRFYYNRVKGKLENALIELGLQRLSIIRPSLLVGPREEFRLGEKVGEKLLKLANPLLIGPLKRSRAIEASQVAKAMIVIALHGKKQWVTIYPSQDLAKMDFPNVTQEDFTRDELFNWGKLQDTTVSNEEHKVNREVIINRDKFKVEETVVDEDVTFNRHNEK, encoded by the coding sequence ATGAAATTGGGCATGCGTTCGGCAATTGTTGTAGGGGCTACTGGATTAACAGGTAGTTCACTAATAGAACAGTTATGTGAAAACGATGAATATGTTTCAGTAATCGTGATAGCACGACGAGAGCTACAATATAAGCACCCGAAGTTAGAGGTGAAAATTCGAAACTTCGATACATTAGAAGAAAAGGATATTGAGTTTGCGCATGAGCTATATTGCTGTTTAGGCACTACGATAAAAAAGGCAGGCGCACGTGAGGCGTTTGAAAAAGTCGATTTTGAATATCCACTAGCCATTGCCTCTTTGGCTAAAAAGCAAGGGATTCCGCATATGCTTGTCATCACTGCTATGGGTGCTAATGAGCAATCGCGTTTTTACTATAATCGTGTGAAGGGAAAGCTGGAGAATGCTTTAATAGAACTTGGTTTACAGCGTCTATCAATTATTCGTCCCTCTCTTTTGGTAGGACCGCGCGAGGAATTTCGGTTAGGTGAAAAGGTAGGAGAAAAGCTATTAAAGCTTGCTAACCCATTATTAATAGGACCATTAAAGCGTTCACGCGCTATTGAAGCCTCACAAGTTGCAAAAGCAATGATTGTCATTGCGTTACATGGAAAGAAACAATGGGTGACAATATATCCATCACAGGACTTAGCGAAAATGGATTTTCCGAATGTGACACAAGAAGACTTTACACGTGACGAGTTATTTAATTGGGGAAAACTTCAAGACACCACCGTATCTAATGAAGAGCACAAGGTCAATCGTGAGGTCATTATTAACCGAGATAAATTTAAAGTGGAAGAAACGGTTGTAGACGAAGATGTGACATTTAATAGGCATAATGAAAAATAG
- a CDS encoding PseG/SpsG family protein, with product MQNETQTIKPKKSIVFIIESCIDKGLYPFERVATLAKLLGQEEVFIFVKTPSNDGIQILMNHNLSPILFEHFDELPKQIKAIQPDLIVRDGRNSESWQVENLRPFCKTIIHFDDFGEGGQACDCVLLALYQEVKDYMPSHYIGGSFVFALPEAYQHSEQLPDLKTPENPPHIVVAFEDGDEHNLTYRTLRHLTQLQIPLQITVMIDESYRHATDDLQMMVLSRRNTAILRDKDALLKLLPKADVIICNANYTPYKIASYGVPCITLAQTENELLHAFPREHNGFIHLGLGRKMKQSQIQNAVMEFLLHEARSERAVKKQRQLNLASNNNTLESLLLDFAYDRHNIAST from the coding sequence TTGCAAAACGAAACACAAACAATTAAACCGAAAAAATCGATTGTTTTCATAATTGAAAGCTGTATTGATAAAGGGCTGTATCCTTTTGAACGAGTTGCAACATTAGCTAAGTTGCTTGGACAAGAGGAAGTTTTTATATTCGTAAAGACCCCTTCCAATGATGGGATTCAAATTTTAATGAATCACAATCTTTCACCAATACTATTCGAGCATTTCGATGAATTACCTAAGCAAATAAAAGCGATACAACCTGATTTAATTGTTAGGGACGGTCGGAACTCTGAAAGCTGGCAAGTGGAAAATTTACGACCATTTTGTAAAACTATTATTCATTTTGATGATTTTGGTGAAGGTGGCCAAGCCTGTGACTGTGTATTACTAGCACTCTATCAGGAAGTTAAAGATTATATGCCATCCCATTATATCGGTGGCAGTTTCGTCTTTGCATTACCAGAAGCTTATCAGCATTCCGAACAATTACCTGATCTTAAAACACCAGAGAACCCGCCCCATATTGTTGTTGCTTTCGAGGATGGGGACGAGCATAACTTAACATATCGTACTCTTCGACACTTAACTCAGCTACAAATTCCACTACAAATTACAGTAATGATTGATGAAAGCTATCGACATGCGACTGACGACTTACAAATGATGGTATTAAGTCGTCGTAATACTGCCATTTTGCGTGATAAAGACGCACTCCTAAAATTATTACCCAAAGCGGATGTCATTATTTGCAATGCTAACTACACACCATATAAGATTGCTTCCTATGGCGTGCCATGTATTACGCTCGCACAAACAGAAAACGAGCTTTTGCATGCATTCCCTCGCGAGCATAATGGCTTTATACATCTCGGCCTAGGGCGTAAGATGAAACAATCACAAATACAAAATGCTGTAATGGAGTTTTTATTACATGAGGCGCGCAGTGAACGTGCTGTTAAAAAACAGCGCCAGCTTAATCTTGCTAGCAATAACAATACGCTGGAATCTTTATTACTTGATTTTGCTTATGATCGACATAATATCGCTTCAACTTAG
- a CDS encoding SE1832 family protein has translation MPSKSDIEYQIKELKMDYMNLQGDIEKLESTGHNDQVAKAEQRLANMEAQLAELNKQLAEL, from the coding sequence ATGCCATCAAAAAGCGATATTGAATATCAAATTAAAGAATTAAAAATGGATTATATGAATTTACAAGGTGATATCGAAAAACTTGAATCTACTGGCCATAACGACCAAGTTGCAAAGGCTGAGCAACGCCTTGCTAACATGGAAGCACAGCTAGCAGAATTAAATAAACAACTAGCAGAGCTATAA
- a CDS encoding ABC-F family ATP-binding cassette domain-containing protein, whose product MAILTVEKLGHSFGDRTLFKDVSFRLVEGDHIGLVGANGVGKSTLMGIITGQTIHDEGKVEWLPGTHYGYLDQHTALTAGRTMRDALRDAFLPLYKKEEELNEITGKMAEATPEELEVLLEQMAEVQDALDAGDFYSLDMKIEEVARGLGLDAIGLERDVAALSGGQRTKVLLAKLLLEKPKVLLLDEPTNYLDEEHITWLKNYLKNYPHAFLLISHDTEFMNETVDVIFQLEFSKLTRYTATYEKFLELAEINKRQHIDAYEKQQEFIKKQEDFIAKNKARYSTTGRAKSRAKQLDRLERIDRPETAVKPEFGFKEARTPSRYVVEAENLVIGYDKDKPLLPPLSFMIERGEKIALVGMNGVGKSTLLKTMLGKINPLGGTVIRGDYLAPSYFEQEVKADKITPIDDVWNAFPSMEQAQVRAALARAGLKTDHITRPLNSLSGGEQAKVRLCKLMMEEANWLLFDEPTNHLDVDAKEELKRAMKEFKGTIVLVSHEPDFYEGLVTKVWDVQDWFTTGQQS is encoded by the coding sequence ATGGCAATATTAACAGTTGAAAAATTAGGTCATTCTTTCGGTGACCGTACTCTTTTTAAAGATGTTTCTTTCCGTTTAGTAGAGGGCGATCATATCGGCCTTGTCGGCGCAAACGGCGTTGGTAAATCTACTCTTATGGGAATCATTACAGGACAAACAATTCACGATGAGGGAAAAGTTGAATGGCTACCTGGAACACATTATGGCTATTTAGACCAGCATACTGCGCTTACAGCTGGACGCACTATGCGCGATGCATTACGCGATGCCTTCCTCCCACTATATAAAAAAGAAGAAGAGCTAAATGAAATTACAGGGAAAATGGCTGAGGCTACACCTGAAGAATTAGAAGTTTTACTAGAACAAATGGCTGAAGTTCAGGATGCTCTTGATGCTGGCGATTTCTATTCACTTGATATGAAAATTGAAGAGGTTGCACGTGGTCTAGGTCTTGATGCAATTGGACTTGAGCGTGATGTTGCTGCCCTTTCAGGTGGTCAACGTACGAAAGTTTTACTGGCAAAGCTATTACTAGAGAAGCCAAAAGTATTATTACTTGATGAGCCAACGAACTATCTCGATGAAGAGCATATTACATGGTTGAAAAACTATTTAAAAAATTATCCACATGCATTCTTATTAATTTCCCACGATACGGAATTTATGAATGAGACTGTTGATGTTATTTTCCAATTAGAGTTTTCAAAGCTAACTCGCTATACAGCTACGTACGAAAAGTTTTTAGAGCTTGCTGAAATCAATAAACGCCAGCATATTGATGCATATGAAAAGCAACAAGAATTTATAAAAAAACAAGAAGACTTCATAGCAAAAAATAAAGCACGCTACTCTACAACTGGTCGTGCAAAATCTCGTGCGAAACAGCTTGATCGATTAGAACGTATTGACCGTCCTGAAACAGCAGTGAAACCTGAATTTGGGTTTAAAGAAGCACGTACACCAAGTCGTTACGTTGTGGAAGCAGAGAATTTAGTCATCGGCTACGATAAAGATAAACCACTACTACCACCTCTATCATTTATGATTGAACGCGGTGAAAAAATTGCCTTAGTCGGCATGAATGGTGTTGGTAAATCGACATTACTTAAAACGATGCTTGGAAAAATCAATCCGCTAGGTGGTACGGTAATTCGTGGTGATTATTTAGCTCCTTCTTATTTCGAACAAGAAGTAAAGGCAGATAAAATCACTCCTATTGATGATGTATGGAACGCCTTCCCTTCTATGGAGCAAGCACAAGTTCGCGCAGCATTGGCACGTGCAGGTTTAAAAACAGATCATATTACGCGCCCACTTAATTCTTTATCTGGTGGTGAGCAAGCCAAAGTTCGTTTATGTAAGCTAATGATGGAAGAAGCAAACTGGTTACTATTTGACGAACCGACAAACCACTTAGATGTTGATGCAAAGGAAGAGTTAAAGCGTGCTATGAAAGAATTTAAAGGCACAATTGTACTCGTTAGCCATGAACCTGATTTCTATGAAGGCTTAGTAACAAAAGTATGGGATGTACAAGACTGGTTCACAACTGGGCAACAAAGCTAA
- the spx gene encoding transcriptional regulator Spx: MTVTIYSQASCSSSRKALKWLKDHNIEYKEKRITSHPLTLAEFKEILSMTEDGTDEIIATNSNDFKNLNIDIDQLSIQELYAIIQAHPRMLRSPILIDEKRIQVGYNEMDIRRFIPRKVRAYELNAMTRLAQES; encoded by the coding sequence ATGACAGTTACTATCTACTCACAAGCGAGCTGTTCTTCATCCAGAAAAGCACTAAAATGGTTAAAAGATCACAACATCGAATATAAAGAAAAACGTATTACATCACATCCTCTTACACTTGCAGAATTTAAAGAAATTTTAAGCATGACTGAAGATGGTACAGATGAAATTATTGCAACAAACTCAAATGACTTTAAAAATTTAAATATTGATATTGATCAGCTTTCTATTCAAGAGCTGTACGCAATTATTCAAGCACATCCTAGAATGTTGCGTAGTCCTATCCTTATAGATGAAAAACGTATTCAAGTTGGGTACAATGAGATGGACATCCGTCGTTTTATTCCACGTAAAGTACGTGCTTACGAATTAAATGCGATGACTAGATTGGCACAAGAAAGTTAA